A region of the Thermodesulfatator atlanticus DSM 21156 genome:
AGTAAGAACTGAGCAAGCAATTTCCAAATGAGTACAAAATTTTTTTGAAAAAACAGTTAAGTTTGGCTATCATGTTTGGCCAAAACCGAAGCAAGGAGGTATATATGCGAAAACTTTTTTTGGCCTTTTTAGTGGGGATTTTTCTCCTTACAAGTGCTAGTGTCTGGGCTGGCAAACCCTATAAGATAGGTGCCCTTTTCTCCATCACTGGACCAACCTCTTTTATTGGTGAACCCGAAAGAAACACTCTTGAAATGCTTGTTGAGGAAATAAACAAAGCTGGCGGGATAAACGGCCATCCCATCAAGCTTGTAGTGTATGATACCGAAGGGGAAGAAACAAACGCTGTCAAAAAAGTAACCAAGCTTATCATTCAAGATAAAGTCCTTGCTATCATAGGCCCAAGCCGCACCGGCACAACCCTTGCGGTGGTTCCTTTTGTAGAACGCTACAAAGTCCCCCTTATTTCCTGTGCTGCAGGTATCAAAATCGTAGAACCTGTAAAACCCTGGGTGTTTAAAACAGCTCAAAGCGACCGCCTGGCCGTAAAAAAGATATATGAATATTGCCGCCAAAATGGCATCAAAAAAGTAGGCATTATTACGGTCTCTAATGGTTTCGGCCAAAGCGGACGTGAACAACTAAAGGCTCTGGCCCCAGAATATGGTATTGAAATCGTCTCTGACGAACTCTATGGCCCCAAAGATTCAGACATGACTCCTCAGCTTACCCGCATAAGAGCCAAAAATCCTGACGCTGTTATTTGCTGGGGTACGAACCCTGGGCCTGCCACCGTGGCCAAGAATATGAAACAACTTGGCATGAAGCAACAGCTTTTTATGAGTCACGGAGTAGCCTCAAAAAGGTTCATTGCCC
Encoded here:
- a CDS encoding ABC transporter substrate-binding protein, whose product is MRKLFLAFLVGIFLLTSASVWAGKPYKIGALFSITGPTSFIGEPERNTLEMLVEEINKAGGINGHPIKLVVYDTEGEETNAVKKVTKLIIQDKVLAIIGPSRTGTTLAVVPFVERYKVPLISCAAGIKIVEPVKPWVFKTAQSDRLAVKKIYEYCRQNGIKKVGIITVSNGFGQSGREQLKALAPEYGIEIVSDELYGPKDSDMTPQLTRIRAKNPDAVICWGTNPGPATVAKNMKQLGMKQQLFMSHGVASKRFIALAGDAAEGIILPAGKILVADQLPDSDPQKKLLLDYIAKYKARYGEEPSTFGGHAYDAFLLLKTALEKAGADKAKIREALENVKGIVGIHGIFNMSPTDHNGLDEKTAFVLIRIENGNWKLMK